A genomic segment from Sander vitreus isolate 19-12246 chromosome 3, sanVit1, whole genome shotgun sequence encodes:
- the LOC144515632 gene encoding uncharacterized protein LOC144515632: protein MSFDLSSALGQEDVVKKEDAQKDEFNLPWQKKKDKEGGKSDKEHKSDKEHKSDKEHKSDKEHKSDKEHKSDKKHKSDKEHKSEKSKDKDGKDHKMKHKKKKEKKEGKKSGSSSSSSDGE, encoded by the exons ATGTCTTTCGACCTGTCGTCAG CTTTAGGTCAGGAAGATGTGGTGAAGAAGGAGGATGCTCAGAAGGATGAGTTTAATTTGCCCTGGCAGAAGAAAAAGGACAAG GAAGGTGGCAAGTCTGACAAAGAGCACAAGTCTGACAAAGAGCACAAGTCTGACAAAGAGCACAAGTCTGACAAAGAGCACAAGTCTGACAAAGAGCACAAGTCTGACAAAAAGCACAAGTCTGACAAAGAGCATAAATCTGAAAAATCCAAGGACAAAGATGGCAAAGACCACAAGATGAAGcacaagaagaaaaaggaaaagaaggagGGCAAGAAATCAGGCTCTTCATCCTCCAGCAGTGATGGG GAATGA